The region ATATAAAGCTTTTTCTTTAAGCTTTCTTACCATCTCTGCTGGATCTTCAGCTTTGAAAATGGAACTTCCAGCTACAAATATATTAACTCCAGCAGAGGAAACATCACCTATATTGTTAATATTTATACCACCGTCAATCTCAATTAATATATCCGTCCTTCCTGTTTCTTCCATGAGCTTTTTCAGTTTTTTAACCTTGTTTAATGTCTCAGGTATAAATTTCTGACCACCAAAACCTGGATTTACAGACATTATCAGTACATAGTCTATATAATAAATTATCTCCTCAAGTGTGTTAACAGGTGTTGAAGGGTTAAGAACAACGCCTGCTTTAACATTCTGAGACTTTATATAATCAACAAGTCTGTGTGAATGGATACATGCATCCATATGGAATGAGATCATATCACATCCTGCTTTTATAAAATCCGGGACATACCTCTCAGGTTCAACAATCATAAGGTGTGCATCAAATGGCAGATCTGTTATAGATCTTAAGCTCTCTATCACAGGAGGACCTATAGTTATATTTGGAACATACCTCCCATCCATAACATCAAGGTGTATTATATCTGCTCCGCCTTTTTCCACTTTCCTTATCTCCTCACCGAGCTTTGAAAAGTCCGCTGAGAGTATAGAAGGTGCTATAAGTTTTGTTTCTGCCAAGTCCATCCTCCAGTTTTTTTAATTATCTAAATAATTATATATATTTATCTTTTATAATGTTTAGTAAATAAAGATAAGGTATGCTATGGAAGTAAAAAAGGAGATATACAGAAAGGTATTCCATATAGTATCCACGCTGTCCATGATAATCCCTGTTGAGATTTTTGGTAAGTACTCTGTATCCATTATAATGGCTGTAATGCTGTTATCTCTTATACCAATCTCTTATTTCAGGA is a window of Persephonella marina EX-H1 DNA encoding:
- the rpe gene encoding ribulose-phosphate 3-epimerase — translated: MAETKLIAPSILSADFSKLGEEIRKVEKGGADIIHLDVMDGRYVPNITIGPPVIESLRSITDLPFDAHLMIVEPERYVPDFIKAGCDMISFHMDACIHSHRLVDYIKSQNVKAGVVLNPSTPVNTLEEIIYYIDYVLIMSVNPGFGGQKFIPETLNKVKKLKKLMEETGRTDILIEIDGGININNIGDVSSAGVNIFVAGSSIFKAEDPAEMVRKLKEKALYIEV